TTATTGGAATTCTGGACAACAACGGCGTACAGCTGGATGGAACTCTGGAAGAGATTATGCCTATGGGCGATTTGAAAGCTAAGTGGGAGAGCTTCGGATGGGAAGTAATTCCATGTGACGGACATGATGTTCAGTCTATCTCTGACGCAGTAGACGCTGCTAAGAAGGTTACCGGTAAACCAATCCTCATCCTGGCTAAAACTGTTAAAGGTAAAGGCGTTTCCTTCATGGAAGGAAAGAATACATGGCATGGAAAAGCCATTAGTGATGAAGATTACAAGAACGCAAAGGAAGAATTGGGAGGTGCTTTTTAATGGCTAACAAAATTGCAATCAGAGATGCATATGGTGAAGCTCTCTTAAAGCTGGGAAAGAAAAATGATAAAGTTGTAGCATTGGAAGCAGACGTTGGATCTTCTACAAAGAGCGGCGTGTTTGGAAAAGAATTTCCTGAGAGATACTTTAATGTAGGTATCAGCGAGATCAACATGGTTTCCATGGCAGCAGGTATGGCCAGAATCGGCAATATTCCTTTTGTAAACACATTCTCCACATTCTTGTCTACAAGAGGCGCTGATCCAATTCAGAGCTTAATTTGCTATGACAAATTAAATGTAAAATTAGCAGGCACATACTGTGGTCTGTCTGACTCTTATGACGGAGCAAGCCACCATGGTATTACAGATATGTCATTTGTTCGTTCTATTCCAAACATGACAGTTGTATGTGTATCTGACCCGGTTCAGACAGAGAAAGCTGTTATGGCTATTGCAGATTATGACGGACCAGTTTATTTAAGACTGAGCCGTGCTCCAGCTCCTGTATTCTACAGCGAGGACATGGATTTTGTAATCGGAAAAGGTATTGAAGTAAAAGACGGAGCAGACGTAGCTCTTATTTCTACAGGAACAGTACTTCACATTGCTTTAGAGGCAGCTGAGCTTCTGGCAAAAGAAGGAATCAATGCAACAGTAATTGATATGCACACAGTACAGCCGATTGACAAAGATCTGGTTATTGCTGCAGCTAAGAAGACAGGCGCAGTTGTAACTGTAGAAGAGCACAGCATCCGCGGCGGATTGGGAAGCGCAGTTGCTGAGGTTCTGGCTGCCGAGTGCCCAACTCCAATGGAGTTTGTGGGAGCTACAGACTTTGCTGAGTCTGGAGATTATGATGAATTGCTGCAGAAATACGGCTACACTGCAGAGAATATTGCAGCAAAAGCAAAAGCAGCTATGGCTAAGAAAAAATAATAAAATAAAGGTTATAAGCCAGTAACGTTTTTCGGGGGTGCTGCAAAAACATGACAATGTATTAAAGTGTCAATTTTGCAGCACCCTTATCTTAAAAGGTTTTGATAAAATAAAATTTCCGTATTTTCTGGTGAAAGATTACAGGTGATTAAAATGAATGAATCTATGAGAAAATATATGAAGGTGGGAACAATTCTTCATGTTGCATACAGAGGCTTGACAACAGGAGAAGGACCAATTTTAGACTGCTTAAAAAAGATTGTTGCAGATCCTTATTTTGAAGCAGTGGAAGTGACTCAGATGAAAGATCCGGCTGTGCGTAAAGCGGCGGCCGATATGATAGAATGCGGCCATATGGCAGTTGCGTATGGCGGTCAGCCCAGACTTTTAACAGTTGGACTGAATATTAATGATTTAGATGAAGAAAAGCGCAAAATGGCTTTGGCCTCTTTAAAAGAGGGAATTGACGAGGCATATGAGCTGAATGCCATAGGATTTTCCTTTTTAGCCGGCAAATATGAGGAGGAGACAAAAGAACAATCCTATCAGGCCCTGGTAAAATCTACAGAGGAGCTTTGCGCTTACGCCAAGTCCAAGGGAGATATGCCGGTGCTGATAGAGGTATTTGACTATGATATAGATAAGAAATCTCTGATTGGTCCGGTGGATTTAGTAAAAAGATATGCAGAAGAGATTACGGCAAAGTGGGATAACTTTGGGCTGATGGTAGATTTAAGCCATATTCCTATGCTGCACGAGACAGTGGAGGAAAGCTTGCTGCCGGTGAAGCAGTATATTCGCCACGCTCATATGGGCAACACTGTAATTAAAGATCCCTCCTGTCAGGCATACGGAGATCAGCATCCCAGATTTGGATTCCCAGACAGTGAAAATGATGTGGAGGAGTTAGCGCATTATCTTAGGGTTCTGAAGGATATTGGTTTCCTGAACAAGGAAAACAGACCGATTGTCAGCTTTGAGATTAAGCCTTGGGGCGACGAAGACAGCGAAGTAGTGATTGCAAATGGAAAACGTACCCTTGATTTGGCTTGGGAGCTTGTGTAAAAAGTAATTATCAAATAGGGGCGTTTTTTGTTCCTGTTTGAGAAAGGAGAACTGGTATGGTAAAAATCGTAGTACTGATTCCTACGGCTGGGATGAGAGAAAGATTTGAAAAGGTTGTATCAAAATTGGTAATTCCGGAAGATGTTATGATGATAGAGCAAAGGTTTATTTTTGGAACTCCTCAGTCGCTGGCGGACAACAAGGATGCAGACATTTTAGTGGCCAGGGGAATGACCTATGATTATTTACACTCGTTGTTTCCCGACAAGTACATGGTGCGGATTCGTCTTACCAGTTTTGATATTTTTGATGCCTTAATAAGAGCCAGAGACAACTTTCATCCAAAAAAAATCGGGCTTTGCCTTCACAATGAAGAAATTGGATCTTTAAGAAATTTAGAAGAGCTTTGCCAGGCATCCATTGATTTGTATGATGTTTGGGATGAAAGAAGTACAAATGAAGCCATTAGAAAAGGCATTGAATTAGGCACAGATGTATTTGTGGGAGCCGGAACTATCTGCGGTTTATGTGATAAGGCGGGGGTTCCCAGAGTTCATATTGAGACTAAAGATGAGGCAATAGAAACAGCTCTCAGGTCTGCAGTCAGCGCGGCCCGCACAATTAATATGGAGCGTACCAGATCCAGCTTGTTTCACACAATTCTTAACAACAGCGAAGAGGCTATGATTGCAATCAGCGAGGACGGAAAAGTGCTGGCTGTAAACAACCAGACCTACCGGACTTTCCAGCTGTCCACTACAGAAAGAGTGGAGGGACAGCCTGTAGAAAAGGTTTACAGAAAATTTAACTGGAGAAAAGCAGGAAGAGAGGCGGGAGACTCTGCTGAGCTGATTGAATTTAAGGGAAAGAAGTTTTATGTAGAATATCAGAAAATTATTGATGATTCCGCTGGTTCAGGTATGCTGATTGCCGTGAGAAGTACGGAAAAGATTCAGGAAACAGAAAGTAAAATCAGACAGAGCCTGACAGACCAGGGACTGACAGCTAAGTATACGTTTGAGGATATTAAGGGAATCAGCCAGGGCATGAGGGACAATGTGCGCATGGCCAGAAGATACAGCCATGTAGACTCTAATGTGCTGATTATGGGGGAGACAGGTACAGGAAAAGAGCTGTTCGCCCACAGCATTCACCAGGAAAGCAGCAGAAGCGGAGAACCCTTTGTGGCTTTAAACTGTGCGGCGCTGCCGGAAAACCTGCTGGAAAGCGAATTGTTTGGATATGAGCCGGGAGCCTTTTCCGGAGCCTCAAAAAATGGAAAAGTAGGATTATTTGAGCTGGCTCACCGGGGAACTATTTTCCTGGATGAAATTGGAGAACTGCCTATTTCCCTTCAGGCAAAGCTTCTCCGGGTGCTTCAGGAAAAGGAAATCCGCCGTGTAGGAAGCGACAGGGTGAAGCCTATAGACGTGCGGGTTATTTCCGCTACAAATATTAACATTGAAAAGCAGATTGAGGAAGGTCAGTTCCGGTCTGATTTATATTACAGGATTAACCTGCTGGATTTAGTAATTCCTCCTTTAAGAGAGAGAAAAGAGGACGTGCAGGAGTTGGTGGACTTTTATTTGACCCAATTTGCATGTGAAATGAAAAGAAGAATTCCCAGAGTATCCAAGGGCGCGGCCCGTATGCTGATGGAGTACGACTGGCCGGGCAATGTAAGAGAGCTGAGAAATATTTGCGAAAAGCTGATAGTGCTCAGCGACACTGCGGAAATCGGCGAGGAAGAGCTGATGCAGCTGAAGATTTTCAAGGATTATCAGAAAAGAATCAGTAAAAAGCAGGAAAAAAAGGATAA
The window above is part of the Lachnoclostridium edouardi genome. Proteins encoded here:
- a CDS encoding transketolase family protein, whose translation is MANKIAIRDAYGEALLKLGKKNDKVVALEADVGSSTKSGVFGKEFPERYFNVGISEINMVSMAAGMARIGNIPFVNTFSTFLSTRGADPIQSLICYDKLNVKLAGTYCGLSDSYDGASHHGITDMSFVRSIPNMTVVCVSDPVQTEKAVMAIADYDGPVYLRLSRAPAPVFYSEDMDFVIGKGIEVKDGADVALISTGTVLHIALEAAELLAKEGINATVIDMHTVQPIDKDLVIAAAKKTGAVVTVEEHSIRGGLGSAVAEVLAAECPTPMEFVGATDFAESGDYDELLQKYGYTAENIAAKAKAAMAKKK
- a CDS encoding sugar phosphate isomerase/epimerase family protein, giving the protein MNESMRKYMKVGTILHVAYRGLTTGEGPILDCLKKIVADPYFEAVEVTQMKDPAVRKAAADMIECGHMAVAYGGQPRLLTVGLNINDLDEEKRKMALASLKEGIDEAYELNAIGFSFLAGKYEEETKEQSYQALVKSTEELCAYAKSKGDMPVLIEVFDYDIDKKSLIGPVDLVKRYAEEITAKWDNFGLMVDLSHIPMLHETVEESLLPVKQYIRHAHMGNTVIKDPSCQAYGDQHPRFGFPDSENDVEELAHYLRVLKDIGFLNKENRPIVSFEIKPWGDEDSEVVIANGKRTLDLAWELV
- a CDS encoding sigma 54-interacting transcriptional regulator, translating into MVKIVVLIPTAGMRERFEKVVSKLVIPEDVMMIEQRFIFGTPQSLADNKDADILVARGMTYDYLHSLFPDKYMVRIRLTSFDIFDALIRARDNFHPKKIGLCLHNEEIGSLRNLEELCQASIDLYDVWDERSTNEAIRKGIELGTDVFVGAGTICGLCDKAGVPRVHIETKDEAIETALRSAVSAARTINMERTRSSLFHTILNNSEEAMIAISEDGKVLAVNNQTYRTFQLSTTERVEGQPVEKVYRKFNWRKAGREAGDSAELIEFKGKKFYVEYQKIIDDSAGSGMLIAVRSTEKIQETESKIRQSLTDQGLTAKYTFEDIKGISQGMRDNVRMARRYSHVDSNVLIMGETGTGKELFAHSIHQESSRSGEPFVALNCAALPENLLESELFGYEPGAFSGASKNGKVGLFELAHRGTIFLDEIGELPISLQAKLLRVLQEKEIRRVGSDRVKPIDVRVISATNINIEKQIEEGQFRSDLYYRINLLDLVIPPLRERKEDVQELVDFYLTQFACEMKRRIPRVSKGAARMLMEYDWPGNVRELRNICEKLIVLSDTAEIGEEELMQLKIFKDYQKRISKKQEKKDNYDEIYEQLQPRRKKQDIARELGVSRTTLWRMAKKQEKLNHLGE